One genomic region from Cataglyphis hispanica isolate Lineage 1 chromosome 11, ULB_Chis1_1.0, whole genome shotgun sequence encodes:
- the LOC126852961 gene encoding sodium channel protein 60E isoform X3, producing the protein MFSRSDDIDDFFRGTEKLKSAVERRLYYYTFCVVSKRFRKNYIHRFTATNSWFIFSPWNPVRRFCIFLSTNQYFDYVVMTTILLNCVFLAMTETMEEAEYVFLGIYTAEMVIKSIAKGFILNKYTYLRNPWNWLDFVVITSGYATMRMEVGNLAGLRTFRVLRALKTVSIMPGLKTIINALLHSFKQLAEVMTLTIFCLMVFALFALQVYMGELRNKCVKHQEPNTTQIDWVEWTWNSSNWAFNEDEEPIICGNVTGARHCNESYTCLCVGPNPNHGYTNFDNFLWSMLTTFQLITLDYWEDVYNKVLSACGPISVSFFTVVVFFGSFYLLNLMLAVVALSYEEEAEITNEERRKDLTDHREDSTFSFDPSKINIKTLTKDKQKRIDARKGVLLSSYTRKKTRRRKRGRSSAGQEKNGGARSRFLSVTPSPSPSPRHSNVRPCHLPLQNVSPRLPEPNTVHRLAPNRGMLHSRQASNNSNQQSSLDDSGVVDDHDGDDVTSAEEQHDKRETREHRAERSQEKSPREHGKTQLTQPQPRLDCPPAPVTVSVRTGNREIRVLKCNGVKTKKHMYTLPPEYLSHIVVLDDLPDRNCDKCIQCCVDYEGWLRFQNGLYKVVRDPLFELTITLCIVLNTGFLAMEHHGMSESIRQALNIGNKVFTSIFTFECFLKLLALSKDFFNNGWNNFDLIIVSASLIDLTFELVDGLSVIRGLRLLRVLKLAQSWTTMKVLLSIIISTIGALGNLTFVLVIVIYIFAVIGMQLFSKDYSPDKFYPDPVPRWNFNDFFHSFMMIFRILCGEWIEPLWDCMRAERDDGPSTCFAIFLPALVMGNFMVLNLFLALLLNSFNSEELKQKKEEVGEESKLARSFDRIRSIVRKQKYRKENSENEKNIRLEQIVREVMDKSDREKYAIQETVLSLPKDNIYNRSYQESLNQPVFTYDPIYRQATLTTYSQSSQETVKENKKLTEKDNSNETNTEENIEMNVLKDTNKTDEEVSMLPEEKPPARNDDMEKRPWHALVSYVDELTVGGRRDSKGRYIDGMGSFPGFGRNKERREPLDCFPQHFYQKCSCINSCLATDIGKKWIMIRTAVLSVVDTPTFEWIILVFIFASSITLCFEDIYLDDNPFLKKILYWTNLVFCALFSIEMLLKWLALGFCKYFTSFWTILDFIIVFVSMFSLLIEENENLKVLRSLRTLRALRPLRAISRWQGMRIVVNALMYAIPSIFNVLLVCLVFWLIFSIMGVQFFGGKFFKCVDEYGEMLDISIVNTKEECFSKNYSWENSKITFDHVGIAYLALFQVATFEGWMEVMEDAVDARGVDLQPQREANLYAYLYFVIFIVCGSFFTLNLFIGVIIDNFNMLKKKYEGGVLEMFLTESQKHYYTAMKKLGRKKPQKVIKRPMNQFLAMFYDLSNSRRFEIAIFVLIFLNMLTMGIEHYNQPHPIFFVLEVSNAFFTTVFGLEAIVKIIGLRYHYFTVPWNLFDFLLVLASILGILMEDIMIDFPVSPTLLRVVRVFRIGRILRLIKAAKGIRKLLFALVVSLPALFNIGALLALITFIYAIIGMSVFGHVRKQGALDDMVNFETFGRSMQLLFRLMTSAGWNDVLESLMVQPPECDPTPNSRQMNGDCGYPLLAITYFTSFIIISYMIVINMYIAIILENFNQAHQEEEIGIVEDDLEMFYIRWSKYDPHATQFISFSQLSDFIASLDPPLGISKPNVVALVSFNLPIAKGNKIHCLDILHALVKHVLGHVEESDDFRKLQEQMDIKFKKQFPTRKELEIVSSTRIWKRQDKAARLIQRSIREYIALKKERERIAQEVDSQTQTSSPGMDGRGGSGWSGKLSALLHVHRGSRASSRKSSRASDASDLSELGTASAWLFPNLPLLLLSGATGTHEDLQPPALTVSRPSPTTEQPSAASSSGSDSHVTVRSLGPMLGRQDAVEKYPEEDVTSPPISKRGSTLRPSGTALSLNALQRDIKEAFNRRCSSLRRRAPPPEPVRLPIEGSDRVSILVTEPSPENTAPPTRPPLLRQQSEATVVHVLVHRESEEYQDTPDDS; encoded by the exons ATGTTTTCGCGGTCAGATGACATCGATGACTTCTTTCGAGGAACTGAAAAGCTAAAGAGTGCAGTGGAgcgaagattatattattat ACGTTCTGCGTGGTGTCCAAGAGGTTTCGCAAGAACTACATCCATAGATTTACAGCGACCAATAGTTGGTTCATATTCTCCCCGTGGAATCCTGTGCGACGATTCTGTATCTTTCTAAGTACAAATCAGTACTTTGATTACGTGGTCATGACTACTATACTTCTTAATTGCGTCTTCCTGGCCATGACCGAAACCATGGAGGAAGCAGA ATATGTCTTCCTAGGCATATACACGGCGGAAATGGTGATAAAATCAATAGCGAAGGGATTTATACTGAACAAGTACACTTATCTACGGAATCCATGGAATTGGTTAGACTTCGTGGTGATAACCAGCGGATACGCGACTATGAGGATGGAAGTCGGGAATCTGGCTGGTCTCAGAACGTTCAGGGTGTTGAGAGCACTTAAGACTGTATCTATTATGCCAG GTTTAAAGACTATCATCAACGCATTGTTGCACAGTTTCAAACAACTTGCCGAAGTAATGACACTGACGATTTTCTGCCTGATGGTTTTTGCACTGTTCGCTTTGCAGGTTTATATGGGAGAACTTAGAAATAAATGCGTGAAGCATCAAGAGCCGAATACCACGCAAATCGATTGGGTCGA GTGGACTTGGAACTCATCCAATTGGGCATTCAACGAGGATGAGGAGCCAATCATTTGCGGCAATGTAACTGGCGCCAG GCACTGTAACGAAAGCTACACTTGTCTCTGCGTTGGCCCTAATCCAAACCACGGTTACACCAACTTCGATAATTTTCTATGGTCAATGCTCACTACCTTTCAACTGATTACCTTGGATTATTGGGAGGATGTCTACAATAAG GTGTTGTCGGCATGCGGACCTATTAGCGTCTCGTTCTTCACAGTAGTCGTATTCTTTGGATCTTTTTATCTGCTAAATTTAATGCTGGCCGTCGTGGCGTTGAGTTATGAAGAGGAAGCCGAGATTACAAACGAG GAACGAAGGAAAGACTTGACGGACCATCGCGAGGACTCAACGTTCAGTTTCGACCCGTCAAAGATCAACATTAAGACCTTAACGAAAGATAAACAGAAGAGGATAGACGCTCGTAAAGGTGTATTGCTCAGTAGTTATACAAGAAAGAAGACGCGTAGAAGAAAACGTGGAAGGAGCAGCGCCGGTCAGGAGAAAAACGGTGGTGCTCGCAGCAGGTTTCT GTCCGTGACACCCAGCCCGAGTCCGAGTCCCAGGCACTCCAATGTACGACCCTGTCACTTGCCGCTCCAGAACGTCAGTCCTAGACTACCGGAACCCAATACGGTCCACCGGCTGGCACCGAATCGGGGCATGCTGCACTCTAGACAGGCCAGTAACAACAGTAATCAGCAATCGTCGTTAGATGACTCGGGGGTGGTGGACGATCACGATGGCGACGACGTCACATCGGCCGAGGAACAGCACGATAAACGCGAGACGCGGGAACATCGCGCCGAGAGATCACAGGAGAAATCCCCGAGAGAGCATGGCAAGACTCAGTTGACTCAACCGCAGCCACGTCTAGACTGCCCGCCAGCGCCGGTTACGGTATCGGTGAGGACTGGTAACCGGGAAATTCGGGTGCTCAAGTGCAATGGGGTCAAAACCAAGAAACATATGTACACGCTGCCGCCAGAGTACCTGTCGCACATTGTAGTTTTAG ATGATCTTCCAGATAGAAACTGCGATAAATGTATTCAATGCTGCGTAGATTATGAAGGATGGCTACGATTTCAAAACGGCCTGTATAAG GTGGTGAGAGATCCCTTGTTCGAGCTAACGATCACCCTTTGCATCGTTTTAAACACCGGTTTCCTGGCGATGGAGCATCATGGCATGAGCGAGTCAATACGGCAAGCGCTCAACATCGGCAACAAAGTGTTCACCAGTATTTTCACATTCGAATGCTTCTTGAAACTCCTGGCGCTAAGTAAGGACTTCTTTAACAACGGCTGGAACAACTTCGATTTAATCATTGTCTCCGCGTCGCTTATCGATTTAACATTCGAATTGGTGGACGGTTTGTCAGTGATACGTGGTCTCAGGCTGCTACGTGTTCTGAAGCTTGCGCAATCCTGGACGACCATGAAGGTTCTCCTCAGTATTATCATTTCGACGATCGGCGCACTCGGTAATTTGACCTTCGTCCTGGTGATTGTGATTTACATATTCGCTGTGATCGGCATGCAGTTGTTTAGTAAAGATTACAGTCCGGATAAGTTCTATCCGGATCCAGTACCACGTTGGAACTTCAATGATTTCTTCCATTCGTTTATGATGATATTCCGCATCTTATGCGGCGAATGGATCGAGCCGCTGTGGGATTGCATGCGCGCGGAAAGGGACGACGGACCAAGCACTTGCTTTGCCATTTTTCTGCCGGCTTTGGTAATGGGCAACTTTATGGTCCTCAATCTCTTCTTGGCGTTGCTACTCAACAGTTTTAATTCCGAGGAGCTGAAACAGAAAAAGGAAGAGGTCGGCGAAGAATCGAAGCTCGCTCGATCATTTGATCGTATACGGTCGATCGTACGCAAGCAAAAGTACCGCAAGGAGAATTccgaaaatgaaaagaacatTCGACTGGAACAGATTGTGCGCGAAGTGATGGACAAATCGGATAGGGAGAAATACGCGATTCAGGAGACCGTGCTGAGCCTTCCCAAagacaatatttacaatagatCGTATCAGGAGAGTCTCAATCAGCCGGTCTTCACATATGATCCGATCTATCGCCAAGCCACTCTTACTACTTATAGCCAGAGCAGCCAAGAGACAGTTAAGGAAAACAAGAAGTTAACCGAGAAGGACAATAGTAACGAAACCAATACCGAAGAAAATATAGAGATGAACGTGCTTAAAGATACTAACAAAACGGATGAAGAAGTGAGCATGCTACCAGAAGAAAAGCCACCTGCACGGAACGATGACATGGAGAAACGACCATGGCACGCTCTCGTAAGTTACGTGGATGAACTCACGGTCGGAGGTAGAAGAGATAGTAAAGGGAGATACATCGACGGGATGGGCTCGTTCCCGGGCTTCGGTAGGAATAAGGAGCGGAGGGAGCCGCTCGATTGTTTTCCCCAACACTTTTATcaaaa ATGTAGCTGCATAAATAGTTGCCTCGCTACTGATATCGGCAAGAAGTGGATAATGATTCGTACGGCCGTTCTGTCAGTGGTGGACACACCTACTTTCGAATGGATTATATTAGTTTTCATTTTTGCATCTTCCATAACGCTGTGCTTCGAGGATATCTACTTGGATGACAATCcttttttaaagaagattCTCTACTGGACCAATCTTGTCTTCTGCGCACTTTTCAGCATCGAGATGCTCTTGAAATGGCTAGCTCTAGGCTTCTGTAAATACTTCACCAGTTTCTGGACAATCCTGGATTTTATAATCGTTTTC GTATCCATGTTTAGTCTTTTGATAGAGGAAAATGAGAATCTTAAAGTATTACGATCGCTAAGAACACTACGCGCTCTGAGGCCACTACGGGCGATCTCGAGATGGCAAGGCATGAgg ATCGTAGTGAACGCGTTGATGTATGCAATACCCAGTATATTCAACGTGCTCCTCGTCTGTCTCGTGTTCTGGCTTATATTCTCGATAATGGGCGTTCAATTCTTTGGCGGCAAGTTTTTCAAATGTGTCGACGAGTATGGGGAAATGCTCGACATCTCG ATTGTGAATACCAAGGAGGAGTGTTTCAGCAAAAATTACTCTTGGGAAAACAGCAAGATCACTTTCGATCATGTTGGCATCGCTTATCTGGCTTTGTTTCAAGTGGCGACTTTCGAAGGATGGATGGAGGTGATGGAGGATGCCGTAGATGCGAGAGGAGTTGATCTGCAACCGCAGCGAGAGGCGAATCTATATGCCTATCTTTATTTCGTTATATTCATCGTCTGCGGTTCATTCTTCACGCTCAATCTTTTTATTGGAGTGatcatagataattttaacatgCTGAAAAAAAAG taTGAAGGTGGAGTGTTAGAAATGTTTTTGACCGAAAGTCAAAAACACTACTACACTGCCATGAAAAAACTCGGTCGTAAAAAGCcacaaaaagttataaaacgtCCGATGAACCAATTCCTCGCAATGTTCTACGACCTGTCCAATTCTCGCAG ATTTGAAATAGCTATCTTCGTTTTGATATTTCTCAACATGTTGACGATGGGAATCGAACATTATAACCAGCCGCATCCCATTTTCTTTGTCCTTGAAGTATCGAACGCGTTTTTCACGACCGTCTTTGGTCTAGAGGCGATCGTCAAAATAATAGGTCTacgttatcattattttacggTGCCGTGGAATCTGTTTGATTTCCTACTGGTATTGGCATCAATCCTGGGTATACTGATGGAAGATATCATGATAGACTTTCCTGTGTCCCCGACGCTCTTGCGAGTCGTGAGGGTATTCAGAATCGGCAGAATCTTGAGGCTCATCAAGGCTGCGAAAGGTATCCGCAAACTGCTCTTCGCCCTTGTCGTCAGTCTTCCAGCGCTCTTTAACATTGGGGCTTTACTGGCCTTGATTACGTTCATCTACGCTATTATCGGCATGTCTGTTTTCGGACATGTTAGGAAACAAGGCGCATTGGACGATATG GTGAACTTTGAAACCTTTGGTAGAAGTATGCAGCTGCTATTCCGCTTGATGACCTCGGCCGGGTGGAACGATGTATTGGAATCGCTGATGGTGCAACCACCAGAATGCGATCCCACACCAAACAGTCGACAAATGAATGGAGATTGCGGATACCCTTTGCTAGCGATCACGTACTttacatcatttattattattagctacATGATAgtcattaatatgtatattgccatcatcttagaaaatttcaatcaaGCTCATCAAGAAGAGGAGATTGGTATTGTCGAGGATGACTTAGAAATGTTTTACATCCGATGGTCGAA GTACGATCCACATGCAACTCAATTTATCAGTTTCTCGCAGCTGAGTGATTTTATAGCGAGCCTAGACCCACCGCTGGGGATATCAAAGCCCAACGTCGTAGCGTTGGTTAGCTTTAATCTTCCTATTGCAAAGGGTAACAAGATTCATTGTCTGGACATCCTGCACGCACTCGTCAAGCACGTTCTCGGGCACGTCGAGGAATCGGATGATTTTAGGAAGCTGCAAGAACAAATGGACATTAAGTTCAAAAAGCAGTTTCCAACTAGGAAAGAATTAGAAATAGTGTCTTCCACAAGAATCTGGAAGCGACAAGATAAAGCTGCCAGGTTGATTCAACGTTCCATAAGGGAATACATTGC GCTGAAAAAGGAGCGCGAGAGAATCGCTCAAGAGGTAGATTCGCAAACGCAAACTTCAAGTCCAGGAATGGATGGTAGGGGCGGAAGTGGATGGAGCGGTAAATTATCGGCTCTGCTGCACGTACACCGGGGTAGCCGGGCTAGTAGTCGCAAGTCCTCCAGGGCCAGCGACGCCAGCGATCTCAGCGAACTCGGCACCGCTTCGGCGTGGCTGTTTCCGAATCTTCCTCTGCTGTTGCTCTCCGGCGCCACCGGGACCCACGAGGACCTGCAACCTCCGGCACTGACCGTGTCTCGTCCCTCACCTACTACCGAACAACCTTCTGCCGCTTCCAGCTCCGGCTCGGACTCTCACGTCACTGTCAg